A region of Vigna radiata var. radiata cultivar VC1973A chromosome 6, Vradiata_ver6, whole genome shotgun sequence DNA encodes the following proteins:
- the LOC106764558 gene encoding polcalcin Ole e 3: protein MADDPQDVADRERIFKRFDANGDGQISSAELGEALKALGSVTPEEVQRMMEEIDTDGDGYISHEEFTEFARANRGLVRDVAKIF, encoded by the coding sequence ATGGCTGATGATCCTCAAGACGTGGCTGACAGGGAGCGCATTTTCAAGCGTTTTGATGCGAACGGCGATGGCCAAATCTCTTCAGCTGAGCTCGGAGAAGCACTGAAGGCACTTGGATCAGTAACACCAGAAGAGGTGCAAAGGATGATGGAAGAGATTGACACTGATGGAGATGGCTATATTTCACACGAAGAGTTCACAGAATTTGCAAGAGCCAACCGTGGCCTAGTCAGAGATGTTGCAAAGATTTTTTAA